From Cyprinus carpio isolate SPL01 chromosome A7, ASM1834038v1, whole genome shotgun sequence, a single genomic window includes:
- the LOC109093922 gene encoding RNA-binding protein MEX3B-like — MPSSLFADMERSGSGGQGDALDDQRALQIALDQLSLLGLDNDENSLYDNEPRKKSVNMTECVPVPSSEHVAEIVGRQGCKIKALRAKTNTYIKTPVRGEEPVFVVTGRREDVAMARREIISAAEHFSMIRASRNKNSSLNGNATVPGPPNLPGQTTIQVRVPYRVVGLVVGPKGATIKRIQQQTHTYIVTPSRDKEPVFEVTGMPENVDRAREEIEAHIAMRTGGLIEFTDENDFHANGTDVGFDLHGNASLWSKPSSSATPTSGRKPFSNYRNDSSSSLGSASTDSYFGGNNSSSRLADYSPPSPALSYTASSNGNNNNNNNNINMNANGNGFVYGGETISPDCTDLTFDPSPGFDPTPAPPGLMWSQYERAANGTSASSPVFPTSSSTNANGLLASQRRANGVGCTSQPRLSPPLHQTNGVAEHPLARRVRSDPGGGTLSFPGYSPVLPGSHHPGVPSDSSISSSSSSSSSSSSGTSRKGSRDCSVCFESEVIAALVPCGHNLFCMECANRICDRNEPKCPVCHAAVTQAIRIFS, encoded by the exons ATGCCTAGTTCGCTGTTCGCCGACATGGAGCGGAGCGGCAGCGGCGGGCAGGGGGACGCCCTGGATGACCAAAGAGCCCTGCAGATCGCCCTGGACCAGCTCTCGCTGCTCGGACTGGATAACGATGAAAATTCCCTGTATGACAACGAGCCCAGGAAAAAGAGCGTGAACATGACCGAGTGCGTTCCCGTTCCCAGCTCCGAGCATGTTGCTGAAATCGTCGGCAGACAAG GTTGCAAAATTAAAGCCCTACGAGCAAAGACCAATACGTATATCAAAACTCCGGTGCGGGGAGAGGAGCCAGTCTTTGTTGTGACAGGCAGGCGAGAGGATGTAGCCATGGCTCGGAGGGAGATCATCTCAGCGGCAGAGCACTTCTCCATGATCCGAGCCTCGCGGAACAAAAACAGCAGCCTGAATGGGAATGCCACGGTGCCGGGGCCGCCCAACCTGCCCGGTCAGACCACCATTCAGGTGCGTGTGCCCTATCGCGTTGTGGGACTGGTGGTCGGACCCAAGGGGGCCACCATCAAGCGCATCCAGCAGCAGACGCACACCTACATCGTCACGCCCAGCCGGGACAAAGAGCCCGTGTTCGAGGTGACGGGCATGCCAGAGAACGTGGACCGGGCCAGGGAGGAGATCGAAGCACACATCGCCATGCGCACGGGTGGCCTGATCGAGTTCACAGACGAGAACGACTTCCACGCCAACGGCACTGACGTGGGCTTCGACCTGCACGGGAACGCCAGCCTGTGGAGCAAGCCGAGCTCCAGCGCCACGCCCACCTCGGGTCGCAAGCCTTTTTCCAACTACCGCAACGACAGCTCCAGCTCTCTGGGGAGTGCCTCTACCGACTCGTATTTTGGCGGCAACAACAGCAGCTCCCGGCTTGCTGATTACAGCCCACCAAGCCCCGCCCTCAGCTACACTGCCTCCAGCaacggcaacaacaacaacaacaacaacaacatcaacatgaACGCCAACGGCAATGGATTTGTCTACGGCGGCGAGACAATCTCGCCCGATTGCACTGATCTGACCTTCGATCCGTCGCCGGGATTCGACCCCACTCCGGCGCCGCCGGGCCTGATGTGGTCACAGTATGAGCGTGCTGCCAATGGCACTTCGGCCTCGTCGCCCGTTTTCCCCACCAGTTCTTCCACAAACGCCAACGGGCTGCTGGCGAGCCAGCGTAGAGCCAACGGGGTGGGATGCACCAGCCAGCCCAGGCTGTCCCCGCCACTCCACCAAACCAATGGCGTGGCAGAGCACCCATTGGCGCGCCGGGTGCGCAGCGACCCGGGCGGAGGCACCCTCAGCTTCCCCGGCTACTCCCCGGTGCTTCCGGGATCCCATCACCCTGGCGTTCCCTCCGACTCGTCCATCTCCTCGTCCTCCTCGTcgtcctcttcatcctcatccgGGACGAGCCGCAAGGGCAGCCGGGACTGCTCGGTGTGCTTTGAAAGTGAGGTGATCGCGGCCCTGGTGCCCTGCGGCCACAACCTGTTCTGCATGGAGTGTGCCAACCGCATCTGTGATAGGAACGAGCCTAAATGCCCCGTCTGTCATGCTGCAGTTACTCAGGCTATACGTATATTTTCATAA